The genomic segment TTTGGTTGATACTTTGGTATTACGCCCCTCCCCTAGAGCAATGGGTTGCATATGTTTTTTTAGCCTCGTTTGGTGTATCGCTTTACATCGGCCAATTAATTGCAGGCTATGCAGTAGGTGGAATAATTCATTTGATTTGCGATGCCTTTTCACCTTCCGGGATTCCCACTTATTTACCCTTCTCAGCAACACGAATTGGAGCTGGTCTTTATACGACGGGTAAAAACGAATGGCGAATAGTAATGCCGATGGCCATATTGAGTGGCTTATTCCTGTATTCGCAAAACACATTCGTCATTTCTCAATTTTTGCCATCACGATGGGTTCAAACTATTCTTCAGTTAATTACTTAGCTTTTATCAAATCAAGCGTAAAACCCTGTCGCTTTAGGGCGGGGATGTAAGCGACTTTGTTGAATGAGTGTATTAACAAAATTCTATTTGCTTGTTACCATGAAATCATGAAACAAACGGTTCGCAAAGCCTATCAATTCCGCCTAACGCTCAAGCCTGAGCAAATCTCGCAATTGGTTGCGTACACGGGCAGTTTACGTTTTGTCTGGAACAAGGCGCTGGCGATGAACCTGCATCGGCTGGAGGCGAAACAACCGGTGCTTTGGTACCAGGAACTGAATTTTTTCGCCAACCTGTGGAAGCAGTCAGCTGATTATGGGTTCTTGAAAGAACTGCCGTCCCAATCCTTGCAACAACGACTAAAAGATCTGGACCGGGCGTTTAAGGATGCGTTCGATAAAACCCAGTCGGGTAAACGGATCCCGGTCTTCAAGAAAAAAGGCCGGAACGTGGATTCGATTCGCTTTCCTCAAGGGTTCAAAATCGATCCCGGCAGCAACCGGCTGTTTTTACCGAAACTGGGCTGGATCCATTATCGCAACAGCCGCAAGATCGATGGCTTGGCGAAAAACATCACGGTTTCCCGAGTCGGCCGGCA from the Methylomarinum sp. Ch1-1 genome contains:
- a CDS encoding metal-dependent hydrolase, with the protein product MTKNGHFITNSCFAALTYWSNENGWFALGVIAGALAPDYLEITFRNPFSKNGYSRTIPHRTITHWWPLWLILWYYAPPLEQWVAYVFLASFGVSLYIGQLIAGYAVGGIIHLICDAFSPSGIPTYLPFSATRIGAGLYTTGKNEWRIVMPMAILSGLFLYSQNTFVISQFLPSRWVQTILQLIT